The following are from one region of the Camarhynchus parvulus chromosome 3, STF_HiC, whole genome shotgun sequence genome:
- the GJA10 gene encoding gap junction alpha-10 protein, which translates to MGDWNLLGSILEEVHIHSTIVGKIWLTILFIFRMLVLGVAAEDVWDDEQSEFICNTEQPGCNNICYDKAFPISLIRYWVLQIIFVSSPSLVYMGHALYRLRALEKERQNRKAHLRAQLEDLEPMLEEHRRVERELRKLEEQKKVNKAPLRGSLLRTYVLHILTRSVVEVGFMIGQYLLYGFHMSPLYKCTRPPCPNTVDCFVSRPTEKTIFMVFMNSIAAVSLFLNILEIAHLGIKKIQKSLCGQPLWPAGPSEEDPIAYNSKKSSVVPPPPCLASNASEEAPRAAPAGGGAGAAGAAAAARRAPRRQSRVSACRDLDEERGDSPDSGHCPGTRKSSFLSRVLTGSRAGSDSESTASRGGSGPGPGPGPGPGPGPGPGPGSGSGSGSEGQRRSEGAPSPPPAASGRRLSMASSARDSPREGGGGGPRQPVPALGRRGRARGQNGSGRTSNTAPAPRGTPDNAKLPNARPPSAVKAGIPGNY; encoded by the exons ATGGGGGACTGGAACTTGTTGGGCAGCATCCTTGAAGAAGTGCACATCCACTCCACCATAGTTGGCAAAATCTGGCTCACAATCCTGTTCATATTCCggatgctggtgctgggagtgGCTGCTGAAGATGTCTGGGATGATGAGCAATCCGAGTTCATCTGCAACACCGAGCAACCTGGCTGCAACAATATCTGTTACGACAAAGCCTTCCCCATTTCTTTGATCAGATACTGGGTACTGCAGATCATATTTGTCTCCTCCCCATCCTTAGTGTACATGGGCCACGCGCTCTACAGGTTGAGGGCCCTGGAGAAAGAGCGACAGAACAGGAAAGCCCACCTGCGGGCTCAGCTCGAGGACCTGGAACCTATGCTCGAGGAACACAGGAGAGTGGAGAGAGAACTGCGTAAGCTGGAGGAACAGAAGAAAGTGAATAAGGCACCCTTGAGAGGGTCCCTGCTGCGCACCTATGTCCTACATATCCTGACCCGGTCGGTGGTCGAAGTGGGCTTTATGATAGGTCAGTATCTTTTATACGGGTTTCACATGTCTCCCCTTTACAAATGCACTCGGCCCCCCTGCCCTAACACGGTGGATTGTTTTGTGTCCCGACCCACAGAGAAGACCATCTTTATGGTTTTCATGAACAGCATCGCCGCCGTCTCCCTCTTCCTCAACATCCTCGAAATCGCCCACCTGGGCATCAAGAAGATCCAGAAGAGCCTGTGCGGGCAGCCGCTGTGGCCGGCAGGCCCGTCCGAGGAGGATCCCATCGCGTACAACTCCAAGAAGAGCTCGGTGGTGCCTCCGCCGCCCTGCCTGGCCAGCAACGC CAGCGAGGAGGCGCCGCGGGCCGCCCCGGCGGGCGGAGGGGCaggagcggcgggggcggccgcaGCCGCTCGCCGGGCGCCCCGCAGGCAGAGCCGGGTGAGCGCCTGCCGGGATCTGGATGAGGAGCGCGGCGACTCCCCGGACAGCGGGCACTGCCCCGGCACCCGCAAGTCCAGCTTCCTCTCCCGCGTGCTCACCGGGAGCCGGGCGGGCAGCGACAGCGAGAGCACCGCCTcccgcggcggctccggccccggccccggccccggccccggccccggccctggccccggccccggccccggctccggctccggctccggctcGGAGGGGCAGCGCCGCTCGGAGGGCGCGCCCagcccgccgcccgccgcctcGGGACGCCGCCTGTCCATGGCAAGTAGCGCCCGGGACAGCCCGCGGgaggggggcggcggggggccgCGGCAGCCCGTGCCggccctggggaggagggggcgaGCCAGGGGGCAGAACGGCTCGGGCAGGACTTccaacacagccccagcccctcgcGGCACCCCGGACAACGCCAAGCTCCCAAACGCTCGGCCTCCTTCTGCCGTGAAAGCAGGAATACCAGGGAATTACTGA